Proteins from a single region of Vicinamibacterales bacterium:
- a CDS encoding ATP-dependent DNA ligase: protein MGLPLQPPIEPMLAKLATDLPEGDGFIYEPKWDGFRAIVYRGGGDVYIQSRDLRPLDRYFPELHDALIAQLPEGCVIDGEIVIATATGLDFDALQLRLHPAASRVARLAAATPASFVAFDALAADGEDLRQSPQRERRARLERVLAGARPPVHLTPMTRDRGQAAEWLSRFEGAGLDGVIVKPDSAVYEPGKRTMIKVKHVRTADCVVAGFRWHKNGRGTLVGSLLLGLYDNRDRLHHVGVTSAFNMAARRQLVGELAPLRSNALEHHPWRDWAEAGAGEMTRMPGGQSRWSAGKDLSWEPLRIERVCEVKYDHMQGDRFRHAAVFLRWRSDKRPADCRYDQLEITTPYELEKVFGAAGRSR from the coding sequence GTGGGCCTGCCTCTCCAACCGCCGATCGAGCCGATGCTCGCGAAGCTCGCCACCGATCTTCCCGAGGGTGACGGCTTCATCTACGAGCCGAAATGGGACGGCTTCCGCGCGATCGTGTATCGCGGCGGCGGCGACGTCTACATCCAGAGCCGCGACCTGCGGCCGCTCGATCGTTACTTCCCGGAGCTGCACGACGCGTTGATCGCGCAACTGCCCGAGGGGTGCGTGATCGACGGCGAGATCGTCATCGCCACCGCCACAGGCCTCGACTTCGACGCGCTGCAGTTGCGGCTGCATCCGGCCGCGTCGCGCGTCGCCAGGCTCGCGGCGGCGACGCCGGCGTCGTTCGTCGCGTTCGACGCGCTGGCCGCGGACGGCGAGGATCTGCGCCAGTCGCCGCAGCGGGAACGGCGCGCGCGGCTCGAACGCGTCCTCGCCGGCGCCAGGCCGCCGGTCCATCTCACGCCGATGACGCGCGATCGCGGCCAGGCGGCCGAGTGGCTGTCCCGGTTCGAGGGAGCGGGGCTCGACGGCGTGATCGTCAAGCCGGATTCCGCCGTCTACGAGCCCGGCAAGCGGACGATGATCAAGGTGAAACACGTCCGCACCGCCGATTGCGTGGTGGCCGGCTTCCGCTGGCACAAGAACGGGCGCGGCACGCTGGTCGGCTCGCTGCTGCTGGGCCTCTACGACAACCGCGACCGCCTGCATCACGTCGGCGTCACGTCGGCATTCAACATGGCGGCGCGCCGCCAGCTCGTCGGGGAGCTGGCGCCGCTGCGGAGCAACGCGCTCGAGCATCACCCGTGGCGGGACTGGGCCGAGGCCGGCGCCGGCGAGATGACCCGCATGCCGGGCGGCCAGAGCCGCTGGAGCGCCGGCAAGGATCTGTCGTGGGAGCCGCTTCGGATCGAGCGCGTCTGCGAGGTCAAGTACGACCACATGCAGGGGGATCGATTCCGCCACGCGGCGGTGTTCCTGCGGTGGCGATCCGACAAGCGGCCCGCAGACTGCCGCTACGACCAGCTCGAGATCACGACTCCGTACGAGCTCGAGAAGGTTTTCGGGGCCGCCGGCCGGAGTCGCTGA
- the ychF gene encoding redox-regulated ATPase YchF encodes MLRAGIVGLPNVGKSTLFNAITRTRKAEAANYPFCTIDPNVGIVTVPDARLQQLQRIARTNVVIAAAIEFVDIAGLVKGASQGEGLGNKFLTHVREVDAIVQVVRCFEDPDVHHVSGTVDPVRDIEVINTELMLADLETVRKRRERTSKDARRGDKAAAVEDEVLAKVESALDAGRPALTVELAAEERALSRQLFLLTDKPTIFACNVAEAELAAADANPGVVKVREYVRTHLACEAVVISAQIESDLVDLDPDEAQAYLRALGVQESGMGDLIRATYHLLGLQTFFTAGEKEVRAWTIHAGDTAPRAAGVIHSDFERGFIKAETVAYDDLVACGSVAAARDRGLYRMEGKEYVVADGDVLLFKFNV; translated from the coding sequence ATGCTCAGAGCCGGAATCGTAGGTCTCCCCAACGTCGGCAAGTCCACGCTCTTCAACGCCATCACCCGGACGCGGAAAGCCGAGGCTGCCAACTACCCGTTCTGCACGATCGACCCGAACGTCGGCATCGTCACCGTGCCTGACGCGCGTCTTCAGCAGCTTCAGCGGATCGCCAGGACGAATGTCGTCATCGCCGCCGCGATCGAGTTCGTCGATATCGCCGGGCTGGTGAAAGGCGCCAGCCAGGGCGAAGGACTCGGCAACAAGTTCCTGACGCATGTACGAGAGGTCGACGCGATCGTCCAGGTGGTGCGCTGCTTCGAGGATCCGGACGTGCATCACGTCAGCGGGACCGTGGACCCGGTGCGGGACATCGAGGTGATCAATACGGAGCTGATGCTGGCCGACCTCGAAACGGTGCGGAAGCGGCGCGAGCGCACGTCGAAGGACGCCAGACGGGGGGACAAAGCCGCGGCCGTTGAAGACGAGGTGCTGGCGAAGGTCGAGTCCGCACTCGACGCGGGGAGGCCGGCACTCACGGTCGAGCTTGCCGCCGAGGAGCGCGCGCTGTCGCGGCAACTGTTCCTGCTCACCGACAAGCCGACCATCTTCGCCTGCAACGTCGCCGAGGCCGAGCTCGCCGCCGCGGACGCCAATCCCGGCGTCGTCAAGGTCCGCGAGTATGTCCGCACCCATCTGGCGTGCGAGGCGGTCGTCATCAGTGCGCAGATCGAGAGCGATCTCGTCGATCTGGATCCCGACGAAGCGCAGGCCTACCTGCGCGCGCTCGGGGTGCAGGAAAGCGGCATGGGCGACTTGATCCGGGCGACGTATCATCTGCTCGGGCTGCAGACGTTCTTCACCGCCGGCGAGAAGGAAGTGCGCGCCTGGACGATCCACGCCGGCGACACCGCGCCGAGGGCCGCAGGCGTCATCCACTCGGATTTCGAGCGCGGCTTCATCAAGGCGGAGACCGTCGCCTATGACGACCTCGTCGCCTGCGGCTCGGTTGCCGCCGCGCGGGACAGGGGACTCTACCGGATGGAAGGCAAGGAGTACGTCGTCGCCGACGGCGACGTGCTGCTGTTCAAGTTCAACGTGTAA